A stretch of the Buchananella sp. 14KM1171 genome encodes the following:
- the ychF gene encoding redox-regulated ATPase YchF, with the protein MALTIGIAGLPNVGKSTLFNALTRATVLAANYPFATIEPNVGVVPLPDPRLGKLAEVFGSEREVPATVSFVDIAGIVRGASEGEGLGNQFLANIREADAICQVTRAFADPDVVHVDGKVSPKDDIETITTELVLADIQTLEKAIPRLEKEVRGKKTEPAVLETAKAALELLEKGEVLSAVADKAGLDRAHLATFQLMTTKPFIYVFNTDDAGLADEAMQAELRELVAPAEAIFLDAKFESELVELEPEEAAEMLAEAGQDEPGLDKLARVGFDTLGLQTYLTAGPKEARAWTIRKGWTAPQAAGVIHTDFERGFIKAEVVAFDDLMDAGSMAEAKARGKVRIEGKDYVMVDGDVVEFRFNV; encoded by the coding sequence ATGGCCCTAACTATTGGTATTGCTGGTCTGCCCAACGTCGGCAAGTCCACCCTCTTTAACGCCCTCACCCGCGCCACCGTGCTCGCCGCGAACTACCCGTTCGCCACCATCGAGCCCAACGTCGGCGTGGTGCCGCTGCCGGACCCGCGCCTGGGCAAGCTCGCCGAAGTCTTCGGCTCCGAGCGAGAAGTCCCCGCCACCGTCTCCTTCGTGGACATCGCGGGAATCGTGCGCGGCGCCTCCGAGGGCGAGGGCCTAGGCAACCAGTTCCTGGCCAACATCCGCGAGGCCGACGCCATCTGCCAGGTCACGCGCGCATTCGCCGACCCCGACGTGGTGCACGTGGACGGCAAGGTCTCCCCGAAGGACGACATCGAGACCATCACCACCGAGCTCGTGCTCGCCGACATCCAGACCCTCGAAAAGGCCATCCCCCGCCTCGAAAAGGAGGTGCGCGGCAAGAAGACAGAGCCCGCCGTCCTCGAGACCGCCAAGGCCGCCCTGGAACTGCTGGAAAAGGGCGAAGTACTCAGCGCCGTAGCCGACAAGGCCGGCCTGGACCGCGCCCACCTGGCCACCTTCCAGCTCATGACCACCAAGCCGTTCATCTACGTCTTCAACACCGACGACGCCGGCCTGGCCGACGAGGCAATGCAGGCCGAACTGCGTGAACTGGTGGCCCCCGCCGAGGCCATCTTCCTGGACGCCAAGTTCGAGTCCGAGCTGGTCGAGCTGGAGCCCGAGGAGGCCGCCGAGATGCTGGCCGAGGCCGGGCAGGACGAGCCGGGCCTGGACAAGCTGGCGCGCGTCGGCTTCGACACCCTAGGCCTGCAGACCTACCTCACCGCCGGCCCCAAGGAAGCCCGCGCCTGGACCATCCGCAAGGGCTGGACCGCCCCCCAGGCCGCCGGCGTCATCCACACCGACTTCGAGCGCGGCTTCATCAAGGCCGAAGTCGTGGCGTTCGACGACCTCATGGACGCCGGCTCCATGGCCGAAGCCAAGGCCCGCGGCAAGGTCCGCATCGAAGGCAAGGACTACGTGATGGTTGACGGAGACGTGGTGGAGTTCCGGTTTAACGTGTGA
- a CDS encoding ornithine cyclodeaminase translates to MRFVNVENMRRWLAAVGPEAAIAGLVDALEKDFARWEQFELRPRVASHTAEGVIELMPTTDGVSYGFKFVNGHPSNPARGFQTVTAFGVLADVHNGYPRFEAEMTLLTALRTAATTGLAAKYLAPAGPLRLGMVGAGSQSEFQVLGMRAVRQVESVTVFDVDPAASSKMRANLAKLGIEVRIAESAAAAVAGCNAIITCTADKRNATVLSVDDVAPGTHVTGVGGDCPGKTELDERILDLGPVFVEYTEQTRIEGEIQAKPADFPVTELWEVITGRREGRTSADQVTIFDSVGFAVEDFCALRYLEQAVEGTDFYEELDLIADPEDPKDLFGMIDLK, encoded by the coding sequence ATGCGTTTCGTCAACGTGGAGAACATGCGTCGCTGGCTGGCAGCCGTCGGTCCCGAGGCGGCGATTGCAGGCTTGGTGGATGCCCTGGAGAAGGACTTCGCCCGCTGGGAGCAGTTCGAGTTGCGGCCCCGCGTGGCCTCCCACACCGCAGAGGGCGTGATCGAGCTGATGCCCACCACCGACGGGGTGAGCTACGGCTTTAAGTTCGTCAACGGCCACCCCTCCAACCCGGCGCGTGGTTTCCAGACCGTCACCGCATTTGGTGTGCTGGCCGATGTCCACAACGGCTACCCCCGTTTCGAGGCGGAGATGACTCTGCTGACCGCGTTGCGCACCGCCGCAACTACGGGCTTGGCCGCGAAGTACCTGGCCCCGGCTGGTCCACTGCGGCTGGGCATGGTGGGGGCAGGTTCGCAGTCTGAGTTCCAGGTGCTCGGCATGCGCGCGGTGCGCCAGGTGGAGAGCGTGACGGTGTTCGACGTGGACCCGGCCGCCAGCTCCAAGATGCGGGCGAACCTAGCCAAGCTGGGCATCGAGGTGCGGATTGCTGAGAGCGCGGCCGCTGCGGTGGCGGGCTGTAACGCGATCATCACCTGCACTGCGGATAAACGCAATGCCACCGTACTGAGCGTGGACGACGTTGCTCCCGGCACCCACGTGACCGGCGTGGGCGGTGACTGCCCCGGCAAGACCGAGCTGGACGAACGGATCTTGGACCTGGGGCCGGTGTTCGTGGAGTACACGGAGCAGACCCGCATCGAGGGGGAGATCCAGGCCAAGCCGGCCGACTTCCCGGTCACCGAACTGTGGGAGGTCATCACGGGACGGCGCGAGGGCCGCACCAGCGCCGACCAGGTGACGATCTTTGACTCTGTGGGCTTCGCGGTGGAGGACTTCTGCGCGCTGCGCTACCTGGAGCAGGCCGTGGAGGGAACGGACTTCTACGAGGAGCTGGACCTGATCGCGGACCCGGAGGACCCGAAGGACCTGTTCGGAATGATCGACCTGAAGTAG
- a CDS encoding Fic family protein, giving the protein MGITIQLQWDNPHTDGLRRQDRRSGPFLAYVPSPLAKAALTLPTELSLAAAEVERRIHRLRQSPLLNSTSRFLLRSEAIASSRIEGLTPAPQQVALAELAQSEPVQKVNESARLAANNVKVVRAAVEEIAAAPLITLEHLLSLQRNLLPDSPELHGVRQKQNWVGGSAYHPLDADFVPPPPEYVGPLLEDLLLYANGANHSPVVQAALVHAQFETIHPFADGNGRVGRALIHAVLARRGLVAGMVLPVSPVLATLSRRYVAALTAFRAIPAGASPAPAHDDAAHSGRLQWIAFFLEACTAACEQAEMIEAELADVAADWKEKLAALPGSGGRERALRKDSAALRILEGLAATPALTASSVSSAYGLSLNAARGGLETLEAAGILTTVSIGPGRRAYLSPAVLDTHAWAERRLASTQFDTRTSPPVGGAPAPPRT; this is encoded by the coding sequence ATGGGCATCACGATTCAGCTCCAGTGGGACAACCCCCACACCGACGGGCTCAGGCGGCAAGACCGCCGCTCCGGCCCCTTCCTCGCCTACGTCCCCTCCCCGCTGGCAAAGGCGGCGCTCACCCTGCCCACCGAGCTGTCGCTTGCCGCTGCCGAGGTTGAGCGGCGCATCCACCGCCTACGGCAGAGCCCCCTACTCAACTCGACCAGCCGCTTTCTGCTGCGCAGCGAGGCCATCGCGTCCTCCCGGATCGAGGGGCTCACGCCCGCCCCGCAACAGGTTGCCCTCGCCGAGTTGGCGCAGAGCGAGCCAGTCCAGAAAGTCAACGAGTCGGCACGCCTAGCCGCCAACAACGTCAAGGTGGTTAGGGCCGCAGTGGAGGAGATCGCCGCTGCTCCGCTCATCACGCTGGAGCACCTGCTCTCGCTTCAGCGCAACCTGCTGCCCGACTCCCCGGAGTTACACGGCGTACGTCAGAAACAGAACTGGGTGGGCGGATCCGCCTATCACCCGCTCGACGCAGACTTCGTACCCCCGCCCCCGGAATACGTGGGGCCCCTGTTGGAGGACTTGCTGCTCTACGCCAACGGCGCCAACCACTCTCCCGTGGTCCAGGCCGCCCTGGTCCACGCACAGTTCGAGACGATTCACCCGTTCGCCGACGGCAACGGCCGGGTGGGGCGCGCCCTGATTCACGCGGTACTCGCCCGGCGCGGCCTGGTGGCGGGAATGGTTTTGCCCGTCAGCCCGGTGCTGGCCACGCTGAGCCGGCGCTACGTCGCCGCCCTGACGGCGTTTCGCGCCATCCCGGCCGGCGCCTCGCCCGCCCCCGCACACGACGACGCCGCCCACTCCGGTCGGCTCCAGTGGATCGCCTTCTTCCTGGAGGCCTGCACCGCCGCCTGCGAGCAGGCGGAGATGATCGAGGCGGAGTTGGCCGACGTCGCCGCCGACTGGAAAGAAAAGCTGGCCGCCCTGCCAGGCAGCGGTGGCCGCGAGCGCGCGCTGCGAAAGGACAGCGCCGCGCTGCGCATCCTGGAGGGCCTAGCGGCCACGCCCGCCCTGACTGCTAGTTCCGTCTCAAGCGCCTACGGGCTGTCCTTGAACGCCGCGCGGGGTGGGCTGGAGACGCTGGAGGCGGCTGGGATCCTCACCACTGTCTCGATCGGGCCGGGCAGGCGGGCCTACCTCTCCCCGGCCGTCCTGGACACGCACGCGTGGGCCGAGCGCCGCCTGGCCAGCACACAGTTCGACACCCGCACCTCCCCGCCCGTCGGCGGGGCTCCCGCGCCGCCACGCACCTAG
- a CDS encoding DNA recombination protein RmuC, whose protein sequence is MEFWEVALMLVLAALAGAGGWFLGRGQGRASAAQESHDAVARAQQEATVASAEAARATGALADANARAEELIAAEKRNAELLVRAERERSEGLIRAAQERAAGAVESERARAKTLEQQLHAQREQASKNTEVLRQLTPVREVLDGLARKVESGEKERSTQFAALNTQLEAAARTDAELLTATRSLDGVLRAARSRGLWGETTLRRVIEASGMLRHVDFDEQRAIPGSAQRPDVTVHLPGGAHLAIDAKVPLDAYLESQDAGTGAPVDLAAHAQAVRSHVSALAKRNYPGALGDGPQATILFLPAEPLLSGALEADSTLLSMALESGIILATPASLLAVLKAVAAVWSQEAAREDAERLLEVGRTLYDRLGTVASHMTELGKHLDKTVASYNKVVGSYEGRLLVTAREVATLSSKELAVPELLPDSVQVRGFTKPELTGQ, encoded by the coding sequence ATGGAGTTCTGGGAAGTTGCTTTGATGTTGGTGCTCGCGGCCTTGGCGGGGGCGGGCGGCTGGTTCCTGGGCCGTGGTCAGGGCCGGGCGAGCGCTGCGCAGGAGAGTCACGATGCGGTGGCCCGGGCGCAGCAGGAGGCCACAGTGGCTAGCGCGGAGGCGGCGCGAGCCACCGGGGCGTTGGCGGACGCGAACGCCCGCGCCGAGGAGCTGATCGCTGCGGAGAAGCGCAACGCCGAGCTGCTGGTACGGGCCGAGCGCGAGCGATCCGAGGGGCTGATTAGGGCGGCGCAGGAGCGGGCGGCCGGGGCCGTGGAGTCCGAGCGGGCGCGCGCTAAGACCCTGGAGCAGCAACTCCACGCCCAGCGCGAGCAGGCCAGCAAGAACACCGAGGTCCTGCGCCAGCTCACCCCGGTGCGGGAGGTGCTGGACGGCCTGGCCCGCAAGGTGGAGAGCGGGGAGAAGGAGCGCTCCACCCAGTTCGCGGCGCTCAACACCCAGCTGGAGGCGGCAGCCCGCACGGACGCGGAGTTGCTCACCGCCACCCGTTCCCTGGACGGGGTGCTGCGCGCCGCGCGCTCGCGCGGCCTGTGGGGTGAGACCACGCTGCGCCGGGTGATCGAGGCCTCCGGGATGCTGCGGCACGTGGACTTTGATGAGCAGCGCGCCATCCCTGGCTCCGCCCAGCGCCCGGACGTGACAGTGCACCTGCCCGGCGGCGCCCACCTGGCCATCGACGCCAAGGTGCCGCTGGACGCCTACCTAGAAAGCCAGGACGCCGGCACCGGCGCGCCCGTCGACCTCGCTGCGCACGCCCAAGCCGTGCGCTCGCACGTCAGTGCCCTGGCCAAGCGCAACTACCCCGGGGCGCTCGGTGACGGCCCGCAGGCCACCATCCTGTTCCTGCCCGCCGAGCCCCTGCTGTCCGGCGCGCTGGAGGCCGACTCCACGCTCCTTTCCATGGCTCTGGAGAGCGGCATCATCCTGGCCACCCCGGCCAGCCTGCTGGCCGTGCTGAAGGCGGTGGCTGCCGTGTGGAGCCAGGAGGCCGCACGAGAGGACGCCGAGCGCCTGCTGGAGGTGGGGCGCACGCTCTACGACCGCCTGGGCACGGTGGCCTCACACATGACCGAACTGGGCAAGCACCTGGACAAGACCGTGGCCAGCTACAACAAGGTGGTGGGCTCCTACGAGGGCCGCCTGCTCGTCACGGCCCGGGAGGTCGCCACGCTCTCCTCCAAGGAACTGGCGGTGCCGGAGCTGCTGCCGGACTCCGTTCAGGTGCGCGGCTTCACCAAGCCGGAGCTCACCGGCCAGTAG
- a CDS encoding PTS transporter subunit EIIC, which produces MAWTVTLVLVVFGPIIMFISGGLANGINSILSFNYPVAGLIIGGLYQCLVIFGLHWAVIPLVAAQIAIDGFSPLNAIISATMIAQGGGALAIWLKTKNSKIKALAGPATISAFCGITEPAMYGLNLKYGRVFITASLGGAVGGLLTGLFNVNMWGFTGAFVGFPSFVNPAGLDGSFTGFWIASIATLLVSFTATYLFGFKESDFETAKEVKKVRLGKREPAGS; this is translated from the coding sequence TTGGCGTGGACGGTCACCCTGGTGCTGGTGGTGTTCGGCCCGATCATCATGTTCATCTCCGGCGGCCTAGCCAACGGCATCAACTCCATCTTGTCCTTCAACTACCCGGTCGCTGGCCTGATCATCGGTGGCCTCTACCAGTGCCTAGTCATCTTCGGCTTGCACTGGGCGGTAATCCCGCTGGTGGCGGCCCAGATCGCCATCGACGGCTTCTCCCCGCTGAACGCCATCATCTCCGCCACGATGATCGCTCAAGGTGGTGGCGCCCTGGCCATCTGGCTCAAGACCAAGAACTCCAAGATCAAGGCACTGGCCGGCCCGGCCACAATCTCTGCCTTCTGCGGTATCACCGAGCCCGCTATGTACGGTCTGAACCTCAAGTACGGTCGCGTGTTCATCACCGCCTCTCTGGGTGGTGCCGTGGGTGGCCTGCTCACCGGCCTGTTCAACGTCAACATGTGGGGCTTCACTGGCGCGTTCGTTGGTTTCCCGTCCTTCGTGAACCCAGCCGGACTGGACGGTAGCTTCACCGGCTTCTGGATCGCCTCCATCGCCACCCTGCTGGTTTCCTTCACCGCTACCTACCTGTTCGGCTTCAAGGAGTCCGACTTCGAGACCGCTAAGGAGGTCAAGAAGGTGCGCCTGGGCAAGCGCGAACCGGCTGGCTCGTGA
- a CDS encoding 6-phosphofructokinase, with protein sequence MAKAAKRVGILTAGGDSPGLNAAIRGFGKAAIGHHGMELIGFRDGIRGLAENRTVKLDSASLSGILTVGGTMLGTSRDKVHRMVVDGEVRDMIPTIQENYESNNLDALVCIGGGGTAKNAYRLAKAGLNVIHLPKTIDNDIAHTDTSFGFSTALGIATDAIDRLHSTAHSHHRIIVVEIMGHRAGWLALGAGIAGGADIILLPEIPYSIDSVVESIKRRAERGHMFSVIAIAEGALDQADHAELAAAEALRRSATTPEAREAAKKHRASVIASHRGNAFKLAGILEEATGLESRVTVLGYVQRGGTPDANDRMLGTLLGGAGADLVAEGVTGVTVASQGQAAVPVALADVAGNLKTVPLDHPWILAARHVGTGLGD encoded by the coding sequence ATGGCCAAGGCTGCGAAGCGAGTTGGAATCCTCACCGCAGGCGGGGACAGCCCCGGCCTGAACGCCGCCATTCGCGGCTTCGGCAAGGCGGCGATCGGGCACCACGGGATGGAGCTGATCGGCTTCCGCGACGGCATTCGCGGACTGGCAGAGAACCGGACGGTGAAGCTGGACTCGGCCTCGCTCAGCGGGATCCTCACCGTGGGCGGCACGATGCTGGGCACGTCCCGGGACAAGGTCCACCGCATGGTGGTGGACGGCGAGGTGCGGGACATGATCCCGACGATCCAGGAGAACTACGAGTCCAACAACCTGGACGCTCTGGTGTGCATCGGCGGCGGCGGCACCGCGAAGAACGCCTACAGGCTGGCCAAAGCGGGGCTGAACGTCATCCACCTGCCCAAGACGATCGACAACGACATCGCGCACACGGACACCTCTTTCGGTTTCTCCACCGCGCTCGGCATCGCCACCGACGCGATCGACCGCCTGCACTCCACGGCGCACTCCCACCACCGCATCATCGTCGTGGAGATCATGGGACACCGGGCCGGCTGGCTGGCCCTGGGCGCGGGCATCGCGGGCGGCGCAGACATCATCCTGCTGCCGGAGATCCCCTACTCGATCGACTCCGTGGTGGAGTCCATCAAGCGCCGGGCCGAGCGGGGCCACATGTTCTCCGTCATCGCGATCGCGGAGGGCGCCCTGGACCAGGCCGACCACGCCGAGCTCGCCGCAGCCGAGGCGCTGCGCCGCTCCGCGACCACCCCGGAGGCCCGCGAGGCCGCCAAGAAGCACCGCGCCTCCGTGATCGCCTCCCACCGGGGCAACGCATTCAAGCTCGCCGGGATCCTGGAGGAGGCCACCGGGCTGGAGTCGCGCGTGACCGTGCTGGGCTACGTGCAGCGCGGCGGCACCCCGGATGCCAACGACCGCATGCTCGGCACCCTGCTGGGCGGAGCGGGTGCCGACCTGGTGGCTGAGGGCGTCACTGGAGTGACCGTGGCCTCCCAGGGGCAGGCCGCCGTGCCGGTCGCTCTGGCGGACGTGGCCGGCAACCTCAAGACCGTGCCCCTGGACCACCCCTGGATCCTGGCCGCGCGACACGTGGGCACGGGCCTGGGAGACTGA
- a CDS encoding type II toxin-antitoxin system RelE/ParE family toxin, translating into MIRSFGNKDTERLWRRERVPSLDPRIQRVALRKLRQVGAAASLDDLRVPPGNRLEALKGDRSGQHSIRINDQWRICFVWTAAGPEEVEIVDYH; encoded by the coding sequence GTGATCAGATCGTTCGGCAACAAGGACACCGAGCGATTGTGGCGACGGGAGCGTGTCCCATCGCTAGATCCCAGGATCCAGCGAGTCGCACTGCGTAAGTTGCGGCAAGTAGGGGCTGCTGCCTCTCTTGACGACCTACGGGTTCCGCCCGGAAACCGGCTCGAAGCCCTAAAGGGCGATCGATCCGGGCAGCACAGCATCAGAATCAACGACCAGTGGCGCATCTGCTTCGTGTGGACCGCCGCTGGTCCAGAGGAGGTGGAGATCGTTGACTACCACTGA
- a CDS encoding Fur family transcriptional regulator translates to MTSEKYRAALKEAGLRVTAPRLAVLEILERHPHATADVVVGHARDQLGAVSKQAVYDVLSALTLAGLVRRNAVEGGGARYELEREDNHHHLWCTSCGRYEDAVCVVGAPPCAYPADDKGFAINMADVVYRGICPQCQESLAKQEN, encoded by the coding sequence ATGACGTCAGAAAAGTATCGCGCAGCCCTCAAGGAGGCCGGCCTACGGGTCACGGCTCCCAGGTTGGCGGTACTGGAAATCCTGGAACGCCACCCCCACGCCACCGCAGACGTAGTGGTAGGGCACGCAAGGGACCAGCTAGGAGCGGTCTCCAAGCAAGCCGTCTACGACGTCCTCTCCGCCCTCACCCTGGCCGGGCTAGTGCGCCGAAACGCGGTGGAAGGCGGCGGGGCGCGCTACGAACTGGAACGCGAGGACAATCACCACCACCTGTGGTGCACCTCCTGCGGCCGGTACGAAGACGCGGTCTGCGTGGTCGGCGCTCCGCCATGCGCCTACCCGGCGGACGACAAGGGATTTGCCATCAACATGGCCGACGTCGTCTACCGGGGAATCTGCCCGCAATGCCAGGAATCCCTGGCCAAGCAGGAGAACTGA
- a CDS encoding ATP-binding protein — MEWDEQDLHRVLTELRLRRGDTTSVEVKRAAGGVPRMPETLCAFANMPNGGTAVLGVDEADGRFEAVGVHDVANLEAGLVAQARSAVTPSPHLEFQTFEVDGKTVEVVHVSPLRLTDKPAFTGGRAYLRQADGDYAMQPHELRMIEVAKLHVDEQVDYDIAPVQGHSQEDLDANLVTSYVEAVRTHARRLRDMTDEQILRATNVLTASGEPTVAGLYALGHYPQGRFPALTVTAAVQLPGGEGSARNRNLEDFTGPLPVLLSDSLGWVEENLASINRYRPDGHMEEVPELPLNAVRELIANALVHRDLGPNTLGMGKQVQIRITPKNLFIQSPGGLKGVSLSQLESVEHAQAAVNQRLYQIAKRLTTLDGGSVIEGEGGGIREVFRSAQERGLHRPQLIDTGVQFKALLWRPLEGETDEGAPSEPHRVTLLPGEKNVDPLEVSAQAGASSTTAPLYLASSAPTVNEPVVLSALVRNPGPHTIHELAAATGLTLGQLRYALAKPLREGIVVMEGGQGLKSTRYSVKSPTNMGR, encoded by the coding sequence ATGGAGTGGGACGAGCAAGATCTACACCGGGTCCTTACCGAGCTGCGCCTGCGACGCGGCGACACAACTTCTGTTGAAGTCAAGCGCGCGGCAGGCGGCGTCCCACGTATGCCAGAAACACTGTGTGCATTCGCGAATATGCCAAATGGAGGCACTGCCGTCCTCGGTGTCGACGAAGCCGACGGACGTTTTGAAGCGGTAGGTGTACACGACGTAGCGAACCTGGAGGCTGGCCTAGTTGCTCAGGCTCGTTCCGCAGTGACACCTTCTCCTCATCTCGAGTTCCAGACCTTTGAGGTGGATGGGAAGACCGTAGAGGTAGTTCACGTTTCGCCCCTTCGCCTCACGGACAAGCCTGCATTTACTGGGGGACGCGCTTATCTGAGGCAAGCCGACGGCGATTACGCCATGCAGCCCCATGAGCTCCGCATGATCGAGGTTGCCAAGCTGCACGTGGACGAGCAGGTTGACTACGACATCGCGCCTGTCCAGGGCCACAGCCAAGAAGACCTCGATGCGAACCTGGTTACCAGCTATGTAGAGGCTGTTCGCACCCATGCCCGTCGGCTGCGTGACATGACTGATGAACAAATCCTTCGCGCGACCAACGTCTTGACAGCCTCCGGCGAGCCGACCGTTGCCGGACTGTACGCGTTGGGCCACTATCCGCAAGGGCGTTTCCCGGCCCTCACCGTCACTGCCGCTGTGCAGTTGCCGGGCGGCGAGGGTAGCGCACGCAACCGCAATTTGGAGGACTTCACTGGCCCTCTTCCAGTCTTGCTGAGCGACTCGCTCGGATGGGTGGAGGAGAATCTGGCTTCCATCAACCGTTACCGCCCCGATGGCCACATGGAGGAAGTCCCCGAGCTGCCCTTGAACGCTGTGCGCGAGCTGATCGCCAACGCCCTAGTACATCGGGATCTTGGACCAAACACCTTGGGAATGGGCAAGCAGGTCCAGATCAGGATCACGCCAAAGAACCTGTTCATTCAAAGCCCCGGCGGACTGAAGGGTGTTTCACTTTCGCAGCTGGAGAGTGTGGAGCACGCCCAGGCAGCCGTAAACCAACGGCTCTACCAAATCGCCAAACGCCTCACGACACTTGACGGTGGCTCGGTCATCGAAGGGGAGGGCGGGGGCATACGTGAGGTGTTCCGCTCAGCCCAGGAGCGCGGGCTTCACCGGCCACAGCTAATCGACACTGGCGTGCAGTTCAAGGCGTTACTTTGGCGCCCACTGGAAGGGGAAACGGATGAGGGGGCCCCGAGCGAGCCACACCGGGTCACTTTGTTGCCCGGCGAGAAGAACGTTGATCCTCTAGAGGTATCTGCACAGGCAGGTGCCTCGAGTACGACCGCACCGCTTTACCTGGCTAGCTCCGCGCCGACTGTGAATGAACCGGTAGTGCTCTCAGCGCTGGTCAGGAATCCCGGCCCGCATACGATCCACGAGCTCGCGGCGGCCACGGGCTTGACCCTCGGCCAGCTGCGCTACGCATTGGCTAAACCTCTGCGCGAGGGAATCGTTGTCATGGAAGGAGGCCAAGGCCTGAAGTCCACCAGGTACAGCGTCAAATCCCCGACCAATATGGGCCGCTGA
- a CDS encoding HigA family addiction module antitoxin: MTTTDLIPPIHPGEVLMEDFITGLGITQNRLAVSIGVPPRRINEIVHGKRGITADTALRLAKYFGTTAEFWTNLQSQYELDLARDLAGDQIDFITPLQVA; this comes from the coding sequence TTGACTACCACTGACCTGATTCCTCCGATCCACCCGGGCGAGGTGCTCATGGAGGACTTCATTACCGGTCTTGGGATCACCCAGAACAGGCTTGCTGTTTCCATCGGTGTGCCTCCGCGTCGCATCAACGAGATCGTGCACGGCAAGAGGGGGATCACGGCGGACACCGCCTTGCGCCTGGCAAAGTACTTCGGCACCACGGCGGAGTTCTGGACCAACCTTCAGAGCCAGTACGAGCTCGATCTGGCCAGGGACCTTGCCGGGGACCAGATCGATTTCATCACGCCGCTGCAGGTCGCTTGA
- a CDS encoding Lrp/AsnC family transcriptional regulator, with the protein MRSLDSLDRKLIAALRANARAPLAELARELQVTRSTVTRRLEALQRDGIIQGFSVLLRTDVDDTLIRAISHLAIEGPHVDRAIQQLRGMPQVVGLYSTNGEWDLVAQLAAESLTTVDVVLSQIRKIPGVTRSETSLLLRSVLA; encoded by the coding sequence ATGCGCTCCTTGGACTCACTTGACCGCAAGCTCATCGCCGCGCTCCGGGCCAACGCGCGCGCCCCGCTGGCCGAACTCGCCCGCGAGCTGCAAGTCACCCGCTCCACCGTCACCCGGCGCCTGGAGGCACTACAGCGGGACGGCATCATTCAAGGCTTCTCCGTGCTCCTGCGCACCGATGTGGACGACACCCTCATCCGCGCCATCTCCCACCTAGCTATAGAAGGCCCCCACGTGGACCGCGCAATCCAGCAGCTACGCGGCATGCCGCAGGTGGTGGGTCTGTACTCCACCAACGGCGAATGGGACCTAGTGGCACAGTTGGCCGCAGAAAGTCTCACAACAGTTGACGTGGTCCTGTCTCAGATCCGCAAGATCCCGGGCGTGACCCGCTCGGAAACTAGCCTGCTACTGCGCTCCGTGCTGGCCTGA
- a CDS encoding diaminopimelate dehydrogenase: MIRVAINGYGNLGRGAEAAIAKNDDMELVVVFSRRDPASVQTLGAPVAHVDQMADWVGKVDVCLNCGGSATDLEEQGPAAAAFFTTVDSFDTHAKIPQYFEAVDVAARAAGNLALISTGWDPGLFSMLRVLGEAVLPDGASTTFWGPGVSQGHSDAIRRIEGVLDAKQYTLPVEETVEAFKRGDDVTLTPRTTHRRDCYVVAAPGADLERIEQEIVQMPNYFADYDTTVTFVSAEELAAEHGGIPHGGTVLRRGETAPGVAANVGFELELGSNPGFTGSVVVAMGRAAARMAARGEVGARTVFDVTLADLSALSQEELRARYL, translated from the coding sequence ATGATCAGGGTCGCAATTAACGGATACGGCAACCTCGGCCGCGGTGCGGAGGCCGCCATCGCCAAGAACGACGACATGGAACTGGTGGTGGTCTTCTCTCGGCGAGACCCAGCGAGCGTGCAGACTCTTGGGGCGCCCGTGGCGCACGTGGACCAGATGGCCGACTGGGTGGGCAAGGTGGACGTCTGCCTCAACTGCGGCGGCTCGGCCACCGACCTGGAGGAGCAGGGCCCGGCTGCGGCAGCCTTCTTCACCACCGTGGACTCCTTTGACACCCACGCCAAGATCCCGCAGTACTTTGAGGCCGTCGACGTTGCCGCCCGCGCGGCCGGTAACCTCGCCCTGATCTCCACCGGCTGGGACCCCGGCTTGTTCTCCATGCTGCGCGTGCTGGGCGAGGCGGTGCTGCCCGACGGCGCCTCCACCACCTTCTGGGGGCCGGGCGTCTCACAGGGGCACTCCGACGCGATCCGCCGCATCGAGGGCGTGCTGGACGCAAAGCAGTACACCCTGCCGGTGGAGGAAACCGTGGAAGCGTTCAAGCGTGGGGACGACGTTACCCTCACGCCCCGCACCACCCACCGGCGTGACTGCTACGTGGTCGCAGCGCCGGGCGCGGACCTGGAGCGCATCGAGCAAGAGATCGTGCAGATGCCCAACTACTTCGCGGACTATGACACCACCGTCACGTTCGTCTCCGCAGAGGAGCTGGCCGCCGAGCACGGTGGTATCCCGCACGGTGGCACGGTGCTGCGCCGGGGCGAGACTGCCCCGGGGGTGGCGGCGAACGTGGGCTTCGAGCTGGAGCTGGGCTCGAACCCGGGCTTCACGGGCTCGGTGGTGGTCGCGATGGGCCGGGCCGCCGCGCGCATGGCTGCGCGCGGCGAGGTGGGCGCCCGCACCGTCTTCGACGTGACTCTGGCGGACCTGTCCGCTCTCAGCCAGGAGGAGCTGCGCGCCCGCTACCTCTAG